Genomic segment of Salvelinus alpinus chromosome 23, SLU_Salpinus.1, whole genome shotgun sequence:
tttaaaaaatccaAGTTCTTCAGTGCCTCCAGACTGCAGTACTGTAACAATACACAAAACATTCCTGTGAGTTTGTCACCACCCTGCGATGAAAATATGCTATTACATAAAACAGTGACAGTAAGCTACAACAAACCTTTGCAAACTGGAAAAAAGTTGTATTCACAACTATCCTCCCCTACCCATTTCCATGAACTACTGTGGCCCCAACTACTGTGGCACTATTTCCTATGATATTGTGAATGTAGGCCCTACCTTAAAATATtttcattttgaacagaaatcacAATATTTTTCCTCAATAAGAGTTACAAATTTGTTCACTACATCATAAATAACCATTGTACACATAATCACTTGATGGTGTGATCTTTGGGTGGTCAAAACACCTGTTCAACTTGAGATGATAACTTGAAAAGTAAACCTGTCATGTGAACTTCATGTCAACATAAACCTCTTGTTTTATCAACCAGATACAGAAACTATGAAGTCATCTCTCCATATTGATTCTCGACCCCCAGTCCCTAGTCATAGTGATTCTAAAGAAGAGCCCTCTCCAGCATCTTGCCCTCTGTTCTCTCAGACCCCTACCCAGGAGTTGTCATGCCTACATTCAGTCACACAATTCAAGCAGCAGACTGTGTTGGCTGAAACCTGATCAAGGCTACACAGGAGTGTATAGCAGGCCCATTGGTGGCCTGTGAAACTCAAGCCCTCTAGTTTctgaatgttttatttcaccGTGTATCAGGTTTAGTCTGACAAACAGTAGCTAGCAGTCCACTGCAACTCCATCATTACCATACACCTCACCAGGTAGACAGAGGACTTTAACTGAGGACTTTAATACTGTAACGAAATAAGATGGCTACTGCAGCATAATATTAGAACAAGGAAGCCAGGTATCTATTTTGTGCCTTTGGATGATAATTTCTTGATTGTGCATTTCTTTGCTGTCAAATATGAGTTCCATGGTTTGACTGAGTGTATTTTTTAAATAGTTGTATTGGTTTGAATCTAATTGACCCTCTTTCTCCAGCAGGTAATGGTTGTAGGATGTCTGAACCAAGGCAGCGCTCTCTGTCCACCTCAGGGGAGTCTCTGTATCAAGTTCTGGGGCTAGAGAAAGGCTGTAACCATGATGACATCAAGAAGTCCTACAGGTGGGAATTGACAACAAAGGCACCAGCAGTTCACAATGATCAATCAATCTATctagctatctatctatctatctatctatctatctatctatctatctatctatctatctatctatctatatatatcacatctacactgactgtacaaagcattaagaagaaaataaaataacatttgtcacatgcgtcgaatacaacaggtgtcgaccttaaaatgaaatgcttacttacaagcctttaaccaacaatgcagttcaagaaatagagtcaagaaaatatttactaaataaacaaaggTAAAGAATCAAAttaaaagtaacaataaaataacaataacgaggctatatacagagggtaccggtaccgagtcaatgtgcggggttacaggttagtcgaggtaatttgtacatgtaggtaggggtaaagtgactatggggGTTAGGGTAattaaatagtccgggtggccatttgattaattgttcagcggtcttatggcttgggggtagaagctgttaaggagccttttggacctagacttggcgctccggtaccacttgctgtgcggtagcagagagaacagtctatgactagggtggctgtagtctttgacaattttatgagccttcctctgacactgcctagtttacaggtcctggatggcaggaagcttggccccagcgatgtactgggccgtactcactacaCTGTGTAGCGCCTTCtggttggatgccgagcagttgccataccaggtggtgatgcaaccagtcaggatgctctcgatggtgcagctgtagaactttttgaggatctggggacccatgccaaatcttttcagtcaactgagggggaaaaggtgttgttgtgccctcttcacgactgtcttggtgtgtttggaccatgatagtttgttggtgatgtggacgccaagaaacttgaaactctcgacccggtccactacagccccgtcgatgtgaatgggggcgcgttcggccctccttttcctgtagtccacaatcactaTCTATCACATCTATGTCTATCACTATCATATCACTATCTTTCACTATCATATCTATCACATCTAAATCTATCACTATGACATCGACACTCAGTGGCCAgtgtattaggtacaccaccctgttcacgaaaatggttagcttctacagacagtgagtcacatggctgtggcttgctatgcaaaacaggcagacaagcaTTCAGTTTCTGTAAGATTGAACGTTAAAATGgtcaaaacgagtgacctaagcgactttgagcgtggtatgatcatcGGTGCCAGGCGTGCTGCTTCCATTATCTCAGAAACgtccggcctcctgggcttttctcgcacgacagtgtctagggtttacagagaatggtgagacaaacaaaaaacatccagtcagcggcagtcctgttgGGCGAGTACAGCTTGGTGATGAGAGATCGAagaagaatggcaagaatcgtgcaagatAACAAgcaggccacaaacaggcaaataacagtggtgtgcagaacggcatctcgaagcgcacaactcgtcggtccttgtcgAAGATGGGCTACTGCAGCAGACGAACACACTAGGATCCACTCCTATCAGATAAAAACAAAaagaagcagctccagtgggcactcgatcaccaacactggacaactgaggagtggaaaaacattgcctagtCCGACGAATCTCATTTCCTGTTGCGTCaagctgatggcagagtcaggatttggtgtaAGTTGCAtaagtccatggccccatcctgcctggtgtcaacggtacaggctggtggcggtgatGTAATGGTGTGGTTCATGtattcctggcacacgttaggtcccttgataccaattgagcaacttTTCCATCCCACAAAGAATTCTggttgttctggaggcaaaagggggtccaaCCTAGGGTGTACCCAATAAACTATCACATCTACACTGAGtattaagaacacctgttctttccatgacagactgaccaggtgaatccagatgaaatctatgatcccttattgatgtcacttgttaaatcctcttcaatcaatgtagattaggaggaggagacagattaaagaagggtttttaagccctgagacaatagacatggattgtgtgaaTGTGAATAGACAGAAAGATGTAAGCACCATTGAACATtttttggtagtaggtgccaagcgcaccggtttgtgacaataactgcaacgctgctgggtttttcacgctcaacagtttcccgtgtgaatcaagaaaggtccaccacccaaaggacatccagccaacttgacacaactgtgggaatcattggagtcaacatgggccagcttccctgtggaatgctgtcgacaccttgtaaagtccatgccccaacgaattgaggctgttcttagggcaaaaggggggttgcaactgaatattaggaaggtgttcttaatgttttgtacactcagtgtatatgtatcATATACTGTATTCCACATGAGATGTTGGGAAGAAATTATGTTATACTGTAGACACTTGTACCAGGATGAATCACATTTTCCATTGCAGTGCTAGGAATATGGAACCAAATATTACACTTTTAACTAAATGTAGTACACTGTTAGTGAaattgtccaaatacttatgacaacTTCAAATTGGGGTCTATATACATAAAGttctttcatttctaaacggtaaaaccgATATGTACGaacataccctcaaattaaagttgACATTCTGTGATGTCGCTTCATaaaaaatgctggagtatagagccaaattaaaagtgttatcttcactgtccaaatatatACATAGGGGAGTGTATGTGTTATGCCCCTATGACCTATTTTGTTGGAAATGGTTGCTGACATGCCATTAATAAATGCAGACACGAATAACCCCTAATGATATTCATGTTTTATATTCTCTGAACTATATCTTGAATGAATTAGCCATTTTTATGAACATCACTATCTCTGAAGTAGTTtataatacaaaaaaatacattttcagaGAATGTTCGCTCACCTCATCAGACACCACatctcctctgtgttgtcttctgcCAGACACTAGATGGGGGCAGTGGATCAAATGGTACATTAACTAACCTATACAAACAAGTGTGTCTAGATATGTCAATGAAATACCAGCCAGAGAGCGGGCATAGAGCCTCTATCTTTGCACATTATCTCTCATCCAGTTTCTGAAACCACAAGCGAGAGGTTCACCAAGTTCTGCTGTCCATTTTCTACCCTGATTTTTGATATTATTGTGTGTTCATTGATTTACTTTTGAATGTCTTTCAGGAAATTAGCTCTGAGGTACCACCCGGACAAGAACCCTGACAACCCAGAGACGGCAGAGAAATTCAAGGAGCTCAACAGCGCCAATTCCATTCTGTCAGACGTCACAAAGAGAAACATCTATGACAGCTACGGCTCCCTTGGCCTTTACGTGGCCCAGCAGTTTGGAGAGGAGAATGTCAACACCTACTTCATGCTCTCTACCTGGTGGGCTAAGGTGAGCCTTCACAATCATAAAGAGTCCCTGGATGATTTGCTGTGAgtccctgcatgtgtgtgtgtatgtctgtgtgtatgtctgtgtgtgcattAGTTCATGATGGCATGTTggtttgtttgtgttgtgttaACCTATATCTCTCTCCGTTCAGGGTCTCTTTGCCCTGTGTGGCGTGATAACGgggtgctactgctgctgctgcctgtgcTGCTGCTGTAACTGCTGCTGTGGGAAGCTGAAGCCCATGCACCCCGCAGAGGGAACAGACAGCTATGTTTCCCCTGAAGACCTGGAGGAGGAGATCCAGTACGACATGGAGACTCgtgagggaacacacacacacatgcacacacacacacacacacacacacacacatacacccataaGCACACACAGGCTCACGCACACAAGCATTTCACACTTGAGGAGGGCAAGAGGCAAAGGGAACAACAACTCATATAGTTAAAGTGTACGGCTTGCAAGCACCAGTAGACAGATGGTCCCGTCACACCACTAACACACTTCACAAGAAGGAACTGATGACCAATGCCCACATGGTAAGGTGAGCTTACTTTACACCAACATGGAGGGAAGTGAAAGTTCATGACTACCGCCCACATACACAACAATGTGTGACCAGACTTAAGAAACTCACAGCTACCCTTGCCGCTACGATTTCAACAGCACAATATTCATATAACATCCATTTAGGTAAGCTGATGGAGAAAAAAATCCCTGTTTATAAATTACAATTCTCACTGTGAATGTTAGTTTATGACATGTTCAAAAATGTATGGGAAGCAGTGTAGCCAGATAAATAGCTAATTATTTTCGACAACTCATAAATTATGGGAAGTGAAGGAGCAATTATGTACAATGTGTAAATGTCTCCGCGGTTTCAACAACAAGTAGATGTGCTAGATTTGTGTTGATGCGATACATCCTTCTTGTGCCAGTCAGAACCATTTCCTATAACCTCTTAGGA
This window contains:
- the LOC139550826 gene encoding dnaJ homolog subfamily C member 5-like; this encodes MSEPRQRSLSTSGESLYQVLGLEKGCNHDDIKKSYRKLALRYHPDKNPDNPETAEKFKELNSANSILSDVTKRNIYDSYGSLGLYVAQQFGEENVNTYFMLSTWWAKGLFALCGVITGCYCCCCLCCCCNCCCGKLKPMHPAEGTDSYVSPEDLEEEIQYDMETHVDTPVVHQPTNSSEKTQLIGDGHRSYT